A genomic segment from Pseudoduganella chitinolytica encodes:
- a CDS encoding LysR family transcriptional regulator, whose product MDRLHLMTVFVAVAEEQGFAAGARRLGLSPAAVTRAVAALEERLSVRLLERSTRHVRVTEAGQRYLDDCRRLLAELDEADEAAAGLNAAPRGLLAITAPVLFGRMYVMPGIVDYLQRYPGTEVSAVFVDRVTNLLEEGFDVAVRIGELPDSGLRALRVGQVRRMICAAPGYLATQGEPRIPADLAGHTIVASTGASTQPEWRFREGGAVRGYRMRPRLTVTSNDSAIEAVRHGLGIARLLSYQVAPLLASGALVPLLEQFELPPVPVNIVHREGRHGTARVRALIDLLAARLRGDPALDWTVA is encoded by the coding sequence GTGGACCGGCTGCACCTGATGACGGTGTTCGTCGCCGTCGCCGAGGAGCAGGGCTTTGCCGCGGGCGCACGGCGCCTGGGCTTGTCCCCGGCCGCCGTCACGCGCGCCGTGGCGGCGCTGGAGGAGCGCCTGAGCGTGCGCCTGCTCGAACGCAGCACGCGCCACGTGCGCGTGACGGAGGCGGGCCAGCGCTACCTGGACGACTGCCGGCGCCTGCTGGCCGAGCTGGACGAAGCCGACGAAGCGGCGGCCGGCCTGAATGCCGCGCCGCGCGGTCTGCTGGCGATCACGGCGCCCGTGCTGTTCGGGCGCATGTACGTCATGCCCGGCATCGTCGATTACCTGCAACGGTATCCCGGGACGGAGGTGTCCGCTGTGTTCGTCGACCGCGTCACCAACCTGCTGGAAGAGGGTTTTGACGTGGCGGTGCGCATCGGCGAGCTGCCCGATTCGGGGCTGCGCGCCTTGCGCGTGGGTCAGGTGCGGCGCATGATCTGCGCGGCGCCCGGCTACCTTGCCACGCAGGGCGAGCCGCGCATACCGGCCGACCTGGCGGGCCATACGATCGTCGCCAGCACGGGCGCCAGTACCCAGCCGGAATGGCGCTTCCGGGAAGGCGGCGCGGTGCGCGGGTACCGCATGCGCCCGCGCCTGACGGTCACGAGCAACGACAGCGCCATCGAAGCGGTGCGCCACGGGCTGGGGATCGCGCGGCTGCTGTCTTACCAGGTGGCGCCGCTGCTGGCCTCCGGCGCGCTGGTGCCCCTGCTGGAACAATTCGAGTTGCCGCCGGTGCCCGTCAACATCGTGCACCGGGAGGGGCGGCATGGCACGGCACGGGTGCGGGCGCTGATCGACCTGCTGGCCGCACGATTGCGCGGCGACCCCGCGCTGGACTGGACTGTAGCCTGA
- the tsaD gene encoding tRNA (adenosine(37)-N6)-threonylcarbamoyltransferase complex transferase subunit TsaD: protein MIVLGVESSCDETGLALYDTARGLLSHALYSQVAMHEEYGGVVPELASRDHIRRAIPLLEQTLKGAGIAPQAIDAIAYTQGPGLAGALLVGSSIACSLGLALDKPVLGVHHLEGHLLSPLLASDPPEFPFVALLVSGGHTQLMRVDGVGQYELLGETLDDAAGEAFDKSAKLLGLGYPGGPAISRLAEFGDPLAYKLPRPMLHSKDLNFSFSGLKTAVLTVVKNSAAANVCEQDKANIARGFVDAIVDVLTAKCVAALKQTGLKRLVIAGGVGANSQLRAALNAAAAKKRFRVYYPELEFCTDNGAMIAFAGAMRLSINPQAARREYGFNVRPRWPLDELKVV, encoded by the coding sequence ATGATCGTTCTCGGCGTCGAATCCTCCTGTGACGAAACCGGCCTGGCCCTGTATGACACAGCGCGCGGCCTGCTCTCCCATGCCCTGTATTCGCAGGTGGCGATGCACGAGGAGTACGGCGGCGTGGTGCCGGAGCTGGCGTCGCGCGACCATATCCGTCGTGCCATCCCGCTGCTGGAACAGACGTTGAAGGGGGCCGGCATCGCGCCGCAGGCCATCGATGCCATCGCCTACACGCAAGGCCCCGGCCTGGCAGGCGCCCTGCTGGTGGGGTCGTCGATCGCGTGCAGCCTGGGCCTGGCGCTGGACAAGCCCGTGCTGGGCGTGCACCACCTGGAAGGCCACCTGCTGTCGCCGCTGCTGGCCTCCGACCCGCCCGAGTTTCCGTTCGTTGCCCTGCTGGTCTCGGGCGGCCACACGCAGCTGATGCGGGTGGACGGCGTCGGCCAGTACGAGCTGCTGGGCGAGACGCTGGACGACGCGGCCGGCGAGGCCTTCGACAAGTCGGCCAAGCTGCTGGGCCTCGGCTACCCGGGCGGCCCGGCCATCTCGCGCCTGGCCGAATTCGGCGACCCGCTGGCCTACAAGCTGCCGCGCCCCATGCTGCACTCGAAAGACCTGAACTTCAGCTTTTCCGGCCTGAAGACGGCCGTGCTGACAGTGGTGAAGAACAGCGCCGCAGCGAATGTATGCGAGCAGGACAAGGCCAACATCGCGCGCGGCTTCGTCGATGCCATCGTGGACGTGCTGACGGCGAAATGCGTGGCCGCGCTGAAGCAGACGGGCCTGAAACGCCTCGTGATCGCCGGCGGCGTGGGCGCGAACAGCCAGCTGCGCGCCGCGCTGAACGCGGCGGCCGCGAAAAAACGTTTCCGCGTGTACTACCCGGAACTGGAATTTTGCACCGACAACGGCGCCATGATCGCCTTCGCGGGCGCCATGCGCCTGTCGATCAATCCCCAGGCGGCACGGCGCGAGTACGGCTTCAATGTGCGGCCCCGCTGGCCGCTGGACGAGCTGAAAGTCGTCTGA
- a CDS encoding 3-deoxy-7-phosphoheptulonate synthase, giving the protein MIAPDLENINVTSFATMPTPAALHAKLPLTQAASDTVTKGREDLRNILDRKDKRLFVVVGPCSIHDPVAGLDYARRLKLLQEEVKDTMLLVMRVYFEKPRTTTGWKGYINDPFMDDSFRVDVGMEKARQFLLDVCELGLPTATEALDPISPQYLGDLIAWTAIGARTTESQTHREMSSGLSTPVGFKNGTDGDISIAINAILSAANPHAFLGINGEGNVSVVRTRGNAYGHVVLRGGDGRPNYDSVSVTIAEQALAKAKLPANIVVDCSHANSYKKPELQPLVMTDVINQIVHGNKSLVGVMIESNIEAGNQKIPADLAELKYGCSVTDACIDWDTTAQMLRAAHAELRGRP; this is encoded by the coding sequence ATGATTGCACCCGATCTCGAAAATATTAACGTCACCTCGTTCGCGACCATGCCGACCCCGGCCGCCCTGCACGCGAAGCTGCCGCTGACCCAAGCCGCTTCGGACACCGTGACGAAGGGCCGCGAAGACCTGCGCAACATCCTCGATCGCAAGGACAAGCGCCTGTTCGTCGTCGTCGGCCCCTGCTCGATCCACGATCCCGTCGCCGGCCTGGACTATGCGCGCCGCCTGAAGCTGCTGCAGGAAGAGGTCAAGGACACGATGCTGCTGGTGATGCGGGTGTATTTCGAGAAGCCGCGCACGACGACGGGCTGGAAGGGCTATATCAACGATCCGTTCATGGACGACTCATTCCGCGTCGACGTCGGCATGGAAAAGGCGCGCCAGTTCCTGCTGGACGTGTGCGAGCTGGGCCTGCCGACGGCGACCGAGGCGCTGGACCCGATCTCGCCGCAGTACCTGGGCGACCTGATCGCCTGGACCGCGATTGGCGCGCGCACGACGGAATCGCAGACGCACCGCGAGATGTCGTCCGGCCTGTCCACGCCGGTGGGCTTCAAGAATGGCACCGACGGCGACATCAGCATCGCCATCAACGCCATCCTGTCCGCGGCCAACCCGCACGCGTTCCTGGGCATCAACGGCGAAGGCAACGTCTCCGTCGTGCGCACGCGCGGCAACGCCTATGGCCACGTGGTGCTGCGCGGCGGCGACGGCCGCCCCAACTACGATTCCGTCTCCGTCACGATCGCCGAGCAGGCGCTGGCCAAGGCCAAGCTGCCGGCCAATATCGTGGTGGACTGCTCGCACGCGAACAGCTACAAGAAGCCGGAACTGCAGCCGCTCGTAATGACGGACGTGATCAACCAGATCGTCCACGGCAACAAGTCGCTGGTGGGCGTGATGATCGAGTCGAACATCGAGGCGGGCAACCAGAAGATCCCGGCCGACCTGGCCGAGCTGAAGTACGGCTGCTCCGTCACCGATGCCTGCATCGACTGGGACACGACGGCGCAGATGCTGCGCGCGGCCCACGCCGAACTGCGCGGCCGCCCATAA
- the ybiB gene encoding DNA-binding protein YbiB: MTIESTVTPFPAALFIKEIGRGQKGARSMSREDAFNLYRAMLEGRVSDLELGAILLAMRIKGESVDELAGFLDAAEASFPPLHGPAGEFVPVVIPSYNGARKMANLTALLSLLLARAGVPVLVHGVPDDPGRITTAEVFAELGIHAAPSPQAAEAALADGHVSFITIDALAPELAHMLSLRRVLGVRNSTHTLVKIMQPFAGPALRLVSYTHPEYLETLGEYFTTAAPHERGDAFLMRGTEGETVANATKAQKIDWFHAGERTVLVERQMIAEHLPALPEDKSAAATAAWIRSVLDGTIPIPDPIAQQVGHVIDTARALRQRYPG, from the coding sequence ATGACCATCGAATCCACCGTCACACCATTCCCCGCCGCGCTGTTCATCAAGGAGATCGGGCGGGGCCAGAAGGGCGCCCGCAGCATGAGCCGCGAGGATGCCTTCAACCTGTACCGGGCCATGCTGGAAGGCCGCGTGTCGGACCTCGAGCTGGGCGCCATCCTGCTGGCGATGCGCATCAAGGGCGAGTCGGTCGACGAACTGGCCGGCTTCCTCGATGCCGCCGAAGCATCGTTCCCGCCGCTGCACGGGCCGGCCGGCGAGTTCGTCCCGGTCGTCATCCCCAGCTACAACGGCGCCCGCAAGATGGCCAACCTGACGGCGCTGCTGTCCCTGCTGCTGGCACGCGCCGGCGTGCCCGTGCTGGTGCACGGCGTGCCGGATGATCCGGGCCGCATCACCACCGCCGAAGTCTTCGCCGAACTGGGCATCCACGCCGCGCCGTCGCCGCAAGCGGCCGAGGCGGCGCTGGCCGACGGTCACGTCAGCTTCATCACGATCGACGCCCTGGCGCCGGAATTGGCCCACATGCTGTCGCTGCGGCGCGTGCTGGGCGTGCGCAATTCCACGCACACGCTGGTGAAGATCATGCAGCCGTTCGCCGGCCCGGCGCTGCGGCTGGTGTCGTACACACACCCGGAGTACCTGGAAACGCTGGGGGAATATTTCACGACGGCGGCCCCGCACGAGCGCGGCGACGCGTTCCTGATGCGCGGCACGGAAGGGGAGACGGTGGCCAACGCCACCAAGGCGCAGAAGATCGACTGGTTCCACGCGGGCGAACGCACGGTGCTGGTGGAACGGCAAATGATCGCCGAGCACCTGCCCGCGCTGCCGGAAGACAAGAGCGCCGCCGCGACAGCCGCCTGGATCCGCTCGGTGCTGGACGGCACGATCCCCATCCCCGATCCGATCGCCCAGCAGGTGGGCCACGTCATCGACACGGCCCGCGCGCTGCGCCAGCGCTATCCAGGCTAA
- the sodC gene encoding superoxide dismutase [Cu-Zn] SodC — protein MLTRLSFTLAALGLSAVAHAQITVPIHSVASKDGDRSLGSVTITETPGGLQFTPALQGLPPGQRGFHVHMNGNCGEGPVNGKVAPAGAAGGHLDPHGSNAHKGPGNGGHLGDLPALEVDSSGSALKPVVAPQLKTLADVKGRALMIHAGGDNYADAPAPLGGGGGRIACGVIADVATK, from the coding sequence ATGCTTACTCGTCTGTCCTTCACGCTGGCCGCACTGGGCTTGTCCGCCGTCGCCCACGCCCAGATCACCGTGCCGATCCATTCCGTCGCCAGCAAGGACGGCGACCGCTCGCTGGGCAGCGTGACGATCACCGAAACCCCGGGCGGCCTGCAGTTCACGCCCGCGCTGCAAGGCCTGCCGCCAGGCCAGCGCGGCTTCCACGTCCACATGAACGGCAACTGCGGCGAAGGTCCCGTCAACGGCAAAGTGGCCCCGGCCGGTGCCGCGGGCGGCCACCTGGACCCGCACGGCAGCAACGCCCACAAGGGCCCCGGCAACGGCGGCCACCTGGGCGACCTGCCCGCGCTGGAAGTGGACAGCAGCGGCTCGGCGCTGAAGCCCGTCGTCGCGCCCCAGCTGAAAACGCTGGCCGACGTCAAGGGTCGCGCACTGATGATCCACGCCGGCGGCGACAACTACGCCGACGCGCCAGCCCCGCTGGGCGGTGGCGGCGGCCGCATCGCCTGCGGCGTCATTGCCGACGTCGCAACAAAGTAA
- a CDS encoding NAD(P)/FAD-dependent oxidoreductase: MAKQFDVAVIGAGAAGMMCAAAAGQRGRKVVLIDHASKLAEKIRISGGGRCNFTNINAGPANFLSENPHFAKSALSRYTPQDFLTLVRKYRIAYHEKHRGQLFCDDSAEQIIEMLKAECAAGDVHWRMPAKVETLDQTDTGFLLHTDSGDIEAANVVIATGGLSIPKIGATDFGYRIAKQFGLQMVEPRPALVPLTFDEAQWQPFVPLAGISLEVDVTTGTLKGRKATGARFREDLLFTHRGLSGPAILQISSFWQPGEPITIDLLPEMDVAQALIEGKGTQKKQLGNVIAQWLPARLAEGLLTAHGFAHDARLADLPDAQLRKLGQALNAWTITPNGSEGYRKAEVTRGGVDTKELSQQTMMANKVPGLYFIGETVDVTGWLGGYNFQWAWASGMAAGLAI, encoded by the coding sequence ATGGCGAAACAGTTTGATGTGGCAGTGATTGGCGCGGGCGCGGCCGGCATGATGTGCGCGGCGGCGGCGGGCCAGCGCGGCAGGAAGGTCGTGCTGATCGATCACGCCTCGAAACTCGCCGAGAAGATCCGCATCTCCGGCGGCGGCCGCTGCAACTTCACCAATATCAATGCGGGGCCGGCCAACTTCCTGTCCGAAAATCCGCACTTTGCCAAGAGCGCCCTGTCGCGCTACACGCCGCAGGATTTCCTCACCCTCGTCAGGAAATACCGTATCGCCTACCACGAGAAGCACCGGGGCCAGCTGTTCTGCGACGACTCCGCCGAGCAGATCATCGAGATGTTGAAGGCCGAGTGCGCCGCCGGCGACGTCCACTGGCGCATGCCTGCCAAGGTCGAGACGCTGGACCAGACCGACACCGGCTTCCTGCTGCACACCGACAGCGGCGACATCGAAGCGGCCAACGTCGTCATCGCCACGGGCGGCCTGTCGATCCCGAAGATCGGCGCGACCGACTTCGGCTACCGCATCGCCAAGCAGTTCGGCCTGCAGATGGTCGAACCCCGTCCGGCCCTGGTGCCGCTGACGTTCGACGAAGCCCAATGGCAGCCCTTCGTCCCGCTGGCCGGCATCTCGCTGGAAGTGGACGTGACGACGGGTACCCTGAAAGGCCGCAAGGCCACGGGCGCGCGCTTCCGTGAAGACCTGCTGTTTACGCACCGCGGCCTGTCGGGCCCTGCCATCCTGCAGATCTCCAGCTTCTGGCAACCGGGCGAGCCGATCACGATCGACCTGCTGCCGGAGATGGACGTCGCCCAGGCGCTGATCGAAGGCAAGGGCACGCAGAAGAAGCAGCTGGGCAACGTCATCGCCCAGTGGCTGCCGGCGCGCCTGGCGGAAGGCCTGCTGACGGCGCACGGCTTCGCGCACGACGCCCGCCTGGCCGACCTGCCGGATGCGCAGCTGCGCAAGCTGGGGCAAGCCCTGAACGCATGGACGATCACGCCGAACGGCTCCGAAGGCTACCGCAAGGCCGAAGTGACGCGCGGCGGCGTCGACACGAAGGAACTCTCGCAGCAGACGATGATGGCGAACAAGGTGCCGGGCTTGTACTTTATTGGCGAGACTGTCGACGTGACGGGGTGGCTGGGCGGCTACAACTTCCAGTGGGCCTGGGCTTCCGGGATGGCGGCCGGGCTGGCAATCTGA
- the rpsU gene encoding 30S ribosomal protein S21: MTTIRLKENEPFEVAMRRFKRTIEKTGLLTELRAREFYEKPTAERKRKLAAAVKRHYKRIRSQQLPKKLY, encoded by the coding sequence ATGACCACTATTCGCCTTAAAGAAAACGAGCCGTTCGAAGTCGCCATGCGCCGCTTCAAGCGCACCATCGAAAAAACCGGTCTGCTGACCGAACTGCGTGCGCGCGAGTTCTACGAGAAGCCAACCGCAGAGCGCAAGCGCAAGCTGGCCGCTGCCGTGAAGCGCCACTACAAGCGCATCCGCAGCCAGCAACTGCCGAAGAAGCTGTACTAA
- a CDS encoding GatB/YqeY domain-containing protein produces the protein MSLKAQISEDMKAAMRAKETGKLATIRLLLAEIKRKEVDEQIEVNDDQTVAIVEKMIKQRKDSITQFEAGGRADLADIEKAELAVLTAYMPAGLSDDEIAAEVKAAVAESGAAGPQDMGKVMAILKPKLAGRADMTVVSGLVKKALVPA, from the coding sequence ATGAGCCTGAAAGCCCAGATTTCCGAAGACATGAAAGCCGCCATGCGCGCAAAAGAAACCGGCAAGCTGGCCACGATCCGCCTGCTGCTGGCCGAGATCAAGCGCAAGGAAGTGGACGAGCAGATCGAGGTGAACGACGACCAGACCGTCGCCATCGTCGAGAAGATGATCAAGCAGCGCAAGGATTCGATCACCCAGTTCGAAGCGGGCGGCCGCGCCGACCTGGCCGATATCGAGAAGGCCGAGCTGGCCGTGCTGACGGCCTACATGCCGGCCGGCCTGTCGGATGACGAAATCGCCGCTGAAGTCAAAGCCGCCGTCGCCGAATCCGGTGCCGCCGGCCCGCAGGACATGGGCAAGGTCATGGCCATCCTGAAGCCGAAGCTGGCCGGCCGTGCCGACATGACCGTCGTGTCCGGTCTCGTCAAGAAAGCGCTGGTGCCGGCATAA
- the dnaG gene encoding DNA primase: protein MLNRVDIVDVVGRYVQLKKAGANYQGLCPFHNEKSPSFTVSPTKQFYHCFGCSAHGTSIGFLMEYSGMGFVDAVKDLAQGVGMVVPEEDDKIPPAQRAQMQAQSMALSEAMKLAAEYYKNQLRQAPNAIAYLKGRGLTGEVAARFALGYAPEGWDNLRSVFPDYDAVALVEAGLVIDKVDEEGRHIKRYDRFRERIMFPIRNVKGQVIAFGGRIMEQGEPKYLNSPETPLFSKGSELYGLFEARQAIRDAGYVLVTEGYMDVVALAQMGFPHAVATLGTACTTIHVQKLLRQTDTVIFSFDGDKAGRRAARRALEACLPHVSDDKTIKFLFLPSEHDPDSYIREHGAEGFEQQIVEAMPLSQFLLREAAGEHDLSEPEGRARAQFDAKPMLQAMTPSALRLQIVHGLASMTQSTTGEIEQLFELSKPVAANRKAPPRSKRPEPMGLERKMIRALVTHPSLALNMDEEALEACQQFGPDQYDHLLHLVQLAQSLGPNGTFAALAQQLKEQGTEYDAIVGEIAAAPEPDIDTERLWLAATIRQLKLEQVRSQINILMAAINEAILAKEPTDVLTTGYRELKAMEDQLLREQEADKSYR from the coding sequence CTGCTCAACCGTGTCGACATCGTCGACGTGGTGGGCCGCTACGTGCAGCTGAAAAAGGCCGGCGCCAACTACCAGGGCCTGTGCCCGTTCCACAACGAGAAGTCGCCCAGCTTTACCGTCAGCCCGACCAAGCAGTTCTATCACTGCTTTGGCTGCAGCGCGCACGGCACGTCGATCGGCTTCCTGATGGAATATTCGGGCATGGGCTTCGTCGACGCGGTCAAGGACCTGGCGCAGGGCGTGGGCATGGTCGTGCCGGAAGAGGACGACAAGATCCCGCCGGCCCAGCGCGCCCAGATGCAGGCGCAGAGCATGGCGCTATCGGAGGCGATGAAGCTGGCGGCCGAGTATTACAAGAACCAGTTGCGCCAGGCGCCTAACGCCATCGCCTATTTGAAGGGGCGCGGCCTGACGGGCGAGGTGGCGGCGCGCTTCGCGCTGGGCTACGCGCCCGAAGGCTGGGACAACCTGCGCAGCGTCTTCCCCGACTACGATGCGGTGGCGCTGGTCGAAGCCGGCCTTGTCATCGACAAGGTGGACGAGGAAGGCCGTCACATCAAGCGCTACGACCGCTTCCGCGAGCGCATCATGTTCCCGATCCGCAACGTCAAGGGCCAGGTCATCGCCTTTGGCGGCCGCATCATGGAGCAGGGCGAACCAAAGTACTTGAATTCCCCGGAGACGCCTTTATTTTCAAAGGGTTCCGAGCTGTATGGCCTGTTCGAGGCACGCCAGGCGATCCGCGACGCGGGCTACGTGCTGGTGACGGAAGGGTATATGGACGTGGTGGCGCTGGCACAGATGGGCTTCCCGCATGCGGTGGCCACGCTGGGCACGGCATGCACGACGATCCACGTGCAGAAACTGTTGCGTCAAACCGACACGGTGATCTTCAGTTTCGACGGCGACAAGGCCGGCCGTCGTGCCGCGCGCCGCGCGCTGGAAGCCTGCCTGCCGCACGTGTCGGACGACAAGACGATCAAGTTCCTGTTCCTGCCGTCCGAGCACGACCCGGACAGCTATATCCGGGAGCATGGGGCGGAAGGCTTCGAGCAGCAGATCGTCGAGGCGATGCCGCTGTCGCAGTTCCTGCTGCGCGAGGCGGCGGGCGAGCATGACCTGAGCGAGCCGGAAGGGCGCGCCCGCGCGCAGTTCGACGCCAAGCCGATGCTGCAGGCGATGACGCCGTCGGCGCTGCGGCTGCAGATCGTGCACGGGCTGGCGTCGATGACGCAGAGCACCACCGGCGAGATCGAGCAGCTGTTCGAGCTGAGCAAACCGGTGGCGGCGAACCGCAAGGCGCCGCCCCGCAGCAAGCGACCGGAGCCGATGGGGCTGGAGCGCAAGATGATCCGCGCGCTGGTGACGCACCCGTCGCTGGCGCTGAACATGGACGAGGAAGCGTTGGAAGCGTGCCAGCAGTTCGGCCCCGACCAATACGACCACCTGCTGCACCTGGTGCAGCTGGCGCAGTCGCTGGGCCCGAACGGCACGTTTGCCGCGCTGGCCCAGCAATTGAAGGAGCAGGGCACGGAATACGACGCGATCGTCGGCGAAATCGCCGCCGCGCCGGAGCCGGATATCGATACTGAGCGGCTGTGGCTGGCGGCGACGATCCGGCAATTGAAACTGGAACAGGTCAGGAGCCAGATTAATATCCTGATGGCCGCGATCAACGAGGCAATCCTTGCGAAAGAGCCAACGGACGTGCTGACGACGGGCTATCGCGAATTAAAGGCCATGGAAGACCAGCTGCTGCGCGAGCAGGAAGCGGATAAAAGTTATCGCTGA
- the rpoD gene encoding RNA polymerase sigma factor RpoD: MTARAAKTADKSETSTPPVVSQTTDAAALAAIDTSGYVLPSVKVPGRRGRKPKEFQPENDEVAALNAVERAELKAVDKAKAKDRKAKEKALLKDAFSSDTEATEEELERRRQKLKTLIKFGKERGFLTYAEINDHLPDNIVDPEAIEGIIGTFNDMGIAVYEHAPDAETLLLSDNVATVTSDDEAEAAAEAALSTVDSDFGRTTDPVRMYMREMGSVELLTREGEIEIAKRIEDGLKDMIQAISACPVTIAEIIATSDRIRNDETKIDEIVDGLVDENEDQPAAAAPPATEDDEDDEDEEEEEEAEEEEASPAGAAAGYSAEQLEAMKNAALAKFDEIANQFDRMRKAYEKEGYNSKSYIRAQEAISNELLGIRFTAKVVEKLCDTLRGQVDEVRHIEKQILDVAVNKCGMPRAHFIKVFPGNETNLEWVDGEVAANHAYSAILGRNIPTIKELQQRLIDLQARVVLPLPDLRNINRQMAAGEMKARKAKREMTEANLRLVISIAKKYTNRGLQFLDLIQEGNIGLMKAVDKFEYRRGYKFSTYATWWIRQAITRSIADQARTIRIPVHMIETINKMNRISRQILQETGAEPDPATLAIKMEMPEDKIRKIMKIAKEPISMETPIGDDDDSHLGDFIEDNNTLAPSDAALHASMRGVVKDVLDSLTPREAKVLRMRFGIEMSTDHTLEEVGKQFDVTRERIRQIEAKALRKLRHPSRSDKLKSFLEGN; the protein is encoded by the coding sequence GTGACCGCCCGAGCAGCCAAGACGGCCGACAAGTCCGAAACCAGCACGCCACCCGTGGTGAGCCAGACGACGGACGCGGCCGCATTGGCGGCCATCGACACGTCCGGCTACGTGCTCCCGTCCGTCAAGGTACCGGGACGGCGCGGTCGCAAGCCAAAGGAATTCCAGCCAGAGAACGACGAGGTCGCCGCGCTCAACGCGGTCGAGCGCGCCGAGCTGAAGGCCGTCGACAAGGCCAAGGCCAAGGACCGCAAGGCCAAGGAAAAGGCGCTGCTGAAGGACGCGTTCTCGTCGGACACGGAAGCGACGGAAGAAGAGCTGGAGCGCCGCCGCCAGAAACTGAAGACGCTGATCAAGTTCGGCAAGGAACGCGGCTTCCTCACGTATGCCGAGATCAACGACCATCTGCCCGACAATATCGTCGATCCGGAAGCGATCGAAGGCATCATCGGCACGTTCAACGACATGGGTATCGCCGTCTACGAGCACGCCCCGGATGCCGAGACGCTGCTGCTGTCGGACAATGTCGCCACCGTCACCAGCGACGACGAGGCGGAAGCCGCCGCCGAGGCCGCGCTGTCCACCGTCGACTCCGACTTCGGCCGCACCACGGACCCCGTGCGCATGTACATGCGCGAGATGGGGTCGGTCGAGCTGCTGACGCGCGAAGGCGAAATCGAGATCGCAAAGCGCATCGAAGATGGCCTGAAGGACATGATCCAGGCGATTTCCGCCTGCCCGGTGACGATCGCCGAGATCATCGCCACGTCCGACCGCATCCGTAACGACGAGACCAAGATCGACGAGATCGTGGACGGCCTCGTCGACGAAAACGAAGACCAGCCGGCCGCGGCCGCGCCACCGGCCACGGAAGACGACGAGGACGACGAGGACGAGGAAGAAGAGGAAGAAGCGGAAGAGGAAGAAGCCAGCCCCGCCGGTGCGGCGGCCGGTTACTCGGCCGAGCAGCTGGAAGCGATGAAGAACGCCGCGCTGGCCAAATTCGACGAGATCGCCAACCAGTTCGACCGGATGCGCAAGGCCTACGAGAAGGAAGGCTACAACTCGAAATCGTACATCCGCGCGCAGGAAGCCATCTCGAACGAGCTGCTGGGCATCCGCTTCACGGCAAAAGTCGTCGAAAAGCTGTGCGACACGCTGCGCGGCCAGGTCGATGAGGTGCGCCACATCGAGAAGCAGATCCTGGACGTGGCGGTGAACAAGTGCGGCATGCCGCGCGCCCACTTCATCAAGGTCTTCCCGGGCAACGAAACGAACCTGGAGTGGGTGGACGGCGAAGTGGCCGCCAACCACGCCTACAGCGCGATCCTGGGCCGCAACATCCCGACGATCAAGGAGCTGCAGCAGCGCCTGATCGACCTGCAGGCGCGGGTCGTGCTGCCGCTGCCGGACCTGCGCAACATCAACCGCCAGATGGCGGCTGGCGAGATGAAGGCGCGCAAGGCCAAGCGCGAAATGACGGAAGCCAACTTGCGTCTCGTGATCTCGATCGCCAAGAAATACACGAACCGCGGCCTGCAGTTCCTGGACCTGATCCAGGAGGGAAATATCGGCCTGATGAAGGCCGTGGACAAGTTCGAGTACCGCCGCGGCTACAAGTTCTCCACGTACGCCACGTGGTGGATCCGCCAGGCCATCACGCGCTCGATCGCCGACCAGGCCCGCACGATCCGTATCCCGGTCCACATGATCGAGACGATCAACAAGATGAACCGGATCAGCCGCCAGATCCTGCAGGAAACAGGCGCCGAGCCCGATCCAGCCACCCTGGCGATCAAGATGGAGATGCCAGAGGACAAGATCCGCAAGATCATGAAGATCGCCAAGGAGCCGATCTCGATGGAAACCCCGATCGGCGACGACGACGATTCCCACCTGGGCGACTTCATCGAGGACAACAATACACTGGCCCCATCGGACGCCGCGCTGCACGCCTCGATGCGCGGAGTAGTGAAAGACGTGCTGGACTCGCTGACGCCACGCGAAGCCAAGGTGCTGCGCATGCGCTTCGGCATCGAGATGTCCACCGACCACACGCTGGAAGAAGTGGGCAAGCAGTTCGACGTCACCCGCGAGCGCATCCGCCAGATCGAAGCGAAAGCGCTGCGCAAGCTGCGCCACCCGTCCCGTTCAGACAAGCTGAAGAGCTTCCTGGAAGGGAACTGA